The Streptomyces sp. Je 1-332 genome has a window encoding:
- a CDS encoding phenylalanine--tRNA ligase beta subunit-related protein, whose amino-acid sequence MTIDLTVSDEVRALAPGFTHVAIEAHELVNGPSGDETSALLDEAARRLAERLDGRAPHEDPHMVAWRAAYTAFGAKPSRTRNSAEALAKRALADGGLPRINALVDVYNAISVAHLIPVGGEDLDHIKGGMRLVRADGTEDFATMAAGERAVEHPDAGEVVWCDDEGVTCRRWNWRQGPRTRLTEESVNAIFLLEGMGPDSGVEEAGAELAELLAKFSPGARLTVRAPERASDRPA is encoded by the coding sequence ATGACCATCGACCTGACCGTCTCCGACGAGGTCCGCGCCCTCGCGCCCGGCTTCACCCACGTCGCCATCGAGGCCCACGAGCTCGTCAACGGCCCCAGCGGCGACGAGACTTCGGCCCTCCTCGACGAGGCCGCACGCCGCCTCGCCGAGCGGCTCGACGGCCGCGCCCCGCACGAGGACCCGCACATGGTGGCCTGGCGCGCGGCGTACACCGCCTTCGGCGCGAAGCCGTCCCGTACGCGCAACTCCGCCGAGGCGCTGGCCAAGCGCGCCCTCGCCGACGGTGGTCTGCCCCGGATCAACGCCCTCGTCGACGTCTACAACGCGATCAGCGTCGCCCACCTGATCCCGGTCGGCGGTGAGGACCTCGACCACATCAAGGGCGGCATGCGTCTGGTGCGGGCCGACGGCACCGAGGACTTCGCCACCATGGCCGCGGGGGAGCGGGCCGTCGAGCACCCGGACGCGGGGGAGGTCGTCTGGTGCGACGACGAGGGCGTCACCTGCCGCCGCTGGAACTGGCGCCAGGGGCCGCGCACCCGCCTCACGGAGGAGTCGGTCAACGCCATCTTCCTGCTGGAGGGGATGGGGCCGGACTCGGGCGTCGAGGAGGCGGGCGCCGAACTGGCCGAGCTGCTGGCGAAGTTCAGCCCCGGCGCGCGGCTCACCGTCCGCGCGCCGGAGCGGGCGTCCGAC
- a CDS encoding transglutaminase family protein yields the protein MRLIQENPDLSAYLAADEVVDHHHPRVRETAASLAQSSADTYAYAHAAFEFVRDAIPHSQDSGRMEVTWRASDVLRERTGICTAKSHALAALLRAEDIPTAFCYQRLRDDNTGGYSLHGLVAVRLDGAWHRQDPRGNIPAGVDAQFRLGEERLAWPVDPQSNEVDYPVLYAKPSPVALSVLRQARDRLHLWQIHPSEL from the coding sequence ATGCGGCTCATCCAGGAAAACCCTGACCTGTCGGCGTACTTGGCCGCCGACGAGGTGGTCGACCACCACCATCCACGGGTCCGCGAGACGGCGGCCAGCCTCGCACAATCATCCGCCGATACCTACGCATACGCCCACGCGGCCTTCGAGTTCGTGCGCGACGCCATCCCGCACTCGCAGGACTCGGGCCGCATGGAGGTCACCTGGCGTGCGTCCGACGTCCTGCGGGAGCGCACCGGCATCTGCACGGCCAAGTCCCACGCCCTGGCCGCCCTGCTGCGCGCCGAGGATATCCCGACGGCGTTCTGCTATCAGCGGCTGCGGGACGACAACACCGGCGGTTACTCCCTGCACGGCCTCGTCGCCGTACGCCTAGACGGCGCGTGGCACCGGCAGGATCCACGCGGGAACATACCGGCCGGGGTCGACGCACAGTTCCGGCTCGGCGAGGAACGGCTGGCCTGGCCCGTGGACCCACAGTCCAATGAAGTGGACTATCCGGTCCTGTACGCTAAACCGAGCCCGGTGGCGCTCAGCGTGCTCAGGCAGGCCCGCGACCGACTGCACCTCTGGCAGATCCACCCCTCAGAACTGTGA
- a CDS encoding low specificity L-threonine aldolase, translating to MNPPKTDARRHHDPGVRGFASDNYAGAHPEVLAAIALANGGHQIAYGEDDYTANLQQVIRGHFGPTAEAFPVFNGTGANVVALQAITDRWGAVICAESAHIHVDEGGAPERMGGLKLLTVPTPDGKLTPELIDKQAFGWDDEHRAMPQVVSIAQNTELGTLYTPDEIRAICDHAHKLGMKVHLDGSRISNAAASLDVPMRTFTNAVGVDILSLGGTKNGALFGEAVVVLNQDAVKHMKHLRKLSMQLASKMRFVSVQLEALLAKDLWLRNARHANEMAQRLAEGVRAVHGVEILYPVQANAVFARLPHDVSERLQQQYRFYFWDEAAGDVRWMCAFDTREEDVDGFVAALKEEMAR from the coding sequence GTGAACCCTCCGAAGACCGACGCACGCCGTCACCACGACCCGGGTGTACGGGGGTTCGCGAGCGACAACTACGCGGGCGCCCACCCGGAGGTGCTCGCCGCCATCGCGCTGGCCAACGGCGGCCACCAGATCGCGTACGGCGAGGACGACTACACGGCCAACCTCCAGCAGGTCATCCGAGGCCATTTCGGTCCCACGGCCGAGGCGTTCCCGGTCTTCAACGGCACCGGTGCCAACGTCGTCGCGCTGCAGGCGATCACCGACCGCTGGGGCGCGGTGATCTGCGCCGAGTCCGCGCACATCCACGTGGACGAGGGCGGCGCCCCCGAGCGCATGGGCGGCCTCAAGCTGCTCACGGTGCCCACGCCCGACGGCAAGCTCACGCCCGAGCTGATCGACAAGCAGGCGTTCGGCTGGGACGACGAGCACCGGGCGATGCCGCAGGTCGTCTCCATCGCGCAGAACACCGAACTGGGCACGCTCTACACGCCCGACGAGATCCGCGCCATCTGCGATCACGCGCACAAGCTCGGCATGAAGGTGCACCTCGACGGCTCGCGCATATCGAACGCCGCCGCGTCCCTCGACGTCCCCATGCGGACGTTCACGAACGCGGTCGGCGTGGACATCCTGTCCTTGGGCGGCACGAAGAACGGCGCGCTCTTCGGGGAGGCCGTCGTCGTCCTCAACCAGGACGCCGTCAAGCACATGAAGCACCTGCGCAAGCTGTCCATGCAGCTCGCCTCCAAGATGCGTTTCGTTTCCGTGCAGTTGGAGGCCCTGCTCGCCAAGGACCTCTGGCTGCGCAACGCCCGGCACGCCAACGAGATGGCGCAGCGCCTGGCCGAAGGGGTGCGCGCCGTCCACGGCGTGGAGATCCTCTACCCGGTACAGGCCAACGCGGTCTTCGCGCGCCTTCCGCACGACGTGAGCGAGCGGCTGCAGCAGCAGTACCGCTTCTACTTCTGGGACGAGGCGGCGGGCGATGTCCGCTGGATGTGCGCGTTCGACACGCGCGAGGAGGACGTGGACGGGTTCGTGGCGGCCCTCAAGGAGGAGATGGCGCGCTGA
- a CDS encoding SDR family NAD(P)-dependent oxidoreductase, whose product MSDRTKEARTMSALDGAVVAVAGAAGPAGRATLLRLAEAGATVVASDADPARLAEAVDAARYAHGGATVIGDTVDLLDLGAAREWATRTEKEFGRIDGLVHLVGGWRGSATFAETDLADWDLLEKLLIRTVQHTSLAFQDGLQRSDRGRYLLISAAGASKPTAGNAAYSASKAAAEAWTLALGDAFRKAGAEQGLTSAAAILVVKALVHDAMRAERPNAKFAGFTDVKELAEAIAGVWERPAGEVNGTRLWLTEKP is encoded by the coding sequence ATGAGCGACCGCACCAAGGAGGCGAGGACGATGTCCGCACTCGATGGAGCCGTGGTCGCGGTCGCGGGGGCAGCCGGGCCTGCGGGCCGGGCCACACTGCTGAGGCTCGCCGAGGCAGGTGCCACGGTCGTGGCGTCCGACGCCGACCCGGCCCGTCTCGCGGAGGCCGTGGACGCCGCGCGATACGCGCACGGCGGGGCCACCGTCATAGGCGACACGGTCGATCTCCTCGACCTGGGCGCGGCCCGGGAGTGGGCCACCCGTACCGAGAAGGAGTTCGGGCGGATCGACGGCCTGGTCCACCTCGTCGGCGGCTGGCGCGGCAGCGCCACCTTCGCCGAGACCGACCTCGCCGACTGGGACCTGCTCGAAAAGCTCCTGATCCGTACGGTGCAGCACACCTCGCTCGCCTTCCAGGACGGCCTGCAGCGCAGCGACCGCGGCCGCTATCTCCTGATCAGCGCGGCCGGCGCCTCCAAGCCCACGGCGGGCAACGCGGCGTACTCCGCGTCGAAGGCCGCCGCCGAGGCCTGGACGCTCGCCCTCGGCGACGCCTTCCGCAAGGCGGGGGCCGAGCAAGGCCTGACGTCGGCGGCTGCCATCCTGGTGGTCAAGGCGCTGGTGCACGACGCGATGCGCGCGGAGCGGCCCAACGCGAAGTTCGCGGGCTTCACGGACGTCAAGGAGCTGGCCGAGGCCATCGCCGGAGTCTGGGAGCGGCCCGCCGGAGAAGTGAACGGAACCCGCCTGTGGCTGACCGAGAAGCCGTGA
- a CDS encoding DUF6421 family protein — protein MQRVAEEAVSPANGGAPIGRVVEHPAWPMLKDAVEEIRPWQSADGSIDFDTEDAPPKSVAELAVDRVISAIEQLAPLLPHDAAYHQALGTDLRRWADGGFQVPDFLDSLLAFQPAAHREDGLQHLVVFPMYTQNGNPDRNLEAVVLRMVWPDWLAELERTRYDNPLFCGITFEDFTAGYDTNSAVLFPETIAVREAPERFSWGGIFCDREAARFRRVTEASVEILGLELPDDIREMIGDQDRCQQAFVLWDMVHDRTHSHGDLPFDPFMIKQRQPFWMYGLEELRCDLTAFKEAVKLEAEGVPQARDVQYAVLFDRMFRFPVTGDRVKNYDGLGGQLLFAYLHKHDVVRWTDNKLKIDWQRAPQVTNQLCAEIEELYRAGIDRPKLVHWFAAYDLVSQYLAPHPGSRWAKGPDALDVQLPPRKLVDDVLPDEFPLSMFYEALSKKLKHVIASTKGITAARAEQVAA, from the coding sequence GTGCAGAGGGTTGCGGAAGAGGCGGTTTCTCCCGCGAATGGGGGTGCCCCCATCGGAAGGGTCGTGGAGCACCCGGCCTGGCCGATGCTCAAGGACGCCGTGGAGGAGATCCGCCCGTGGCAGTCCGCGGACGGTTCGATCGACTTCGACACGGAGGACGCCCCGCCGAAGTCCGTGGCCGAACTGGCCGTGGACCGCGTGATATCCGCGATCGAGCAGCTCGCCCCACTCCTGCCGCACGACGCCGCGTACCACCAGGCGCTCGGCACGGACCTGCGGCGCTGGGCTGACGGCGGCTTCCAGGTGCCGGACTTCCTCGACTCGCTGCTCGCCTTCCAGCCCGCGGCGCACCGCGAGGACGGCCTGCAGCACCTCGTGGTCTTCCCCATGTACACGCAGAACGGCAACCCCGACCGCAATCTCGAAGCGGTCGTGCTGCGCATGGTCTGGCCGGACTGGCTGGCCGAGCTGGAGCGCACGCGTTACGACAACCCGCTGTTCTGCGGCATCACCTTCGAGGACTTCACCGCCGGGTACGACACGAACTCGGCCGTGCTCTTCCCGGAGACCATCGCCGTGCGCGAGGCGCCCGAGCGCTTCAGCTGGGGCGGCATCTTCTGTGACCGCGAGGCGGCCCGCTTCCGCCGCGTCACCGAGGCCTCCGTGGAGATCCTGGGGCTCGAACTGCCCGACGACATCCGCGAGATGATCGGCGACCAGGACCGCTGCCAGCAGGCGTTCGTCCTGTGGGACATGGTCCACGACCGCACCCACAGCCACGGCGACCTGCCCTTCGACCCGTTCATGATCAAGCAGCGGCAGCCGTTCTGGATGTACGGCCTCGAGGAGCTGCGCTGTGACCTCACCGCCTTCAAGGAGGCCGTGAAACTGGAGGCCGAGGGCGTACCGCAGGCGCGTGACGTGCAGTACGCCGTCCTCTTCGACCGGATGTTCCGCTTCCCGGTCACCGGCGACCGCGTCAAGAACTACGACGGTCTCGGCGGCCAGCTGCTCTTCGCGTACCTCCACAAGCACGACGTGGTCCGCTGGACCGACAACAAGCTCAAGATCGACTGGCAGCGCGCGCCGCAGGTCACCAACCAGCTGTGCGCCGAGATCGAGGAGCTGTACCGCGCGGGCATCGACCGCCCCAAGCTGGTGCACTGGTTCGCCGCGTACGACCTGGTGTCCCAGTACCTCGCCCCGCACCCCGGATCGCGCTGGGCCAAGGGTCCCGACGCCCTGGATGTGCAGCTTCCGCCCAGGAAACTCGTCGACGACGTGCTTCCTGATGAATTTCCGCTCAGCATGTTCTATGAGGCGCTCTCCAAGAAGCTCAAGCACGTGATCGCCTCCACCAAGGGGATCACCGCGGCGCGCGCCGAGCAGGTCGCCGCATGA
- a CDS encoding alpha/beta hydrolase gives MTTASGDDAREPASHLHAASTAGAGTHTAGTGAGGTGAASSHAAGTGAAGTGAGGTGAGGTDAAGTDAVGTGAASSHAAGTGPAGTGAAGTGATSAHAASTDPAGTDPAGTDPAGTDPAGTGAAGTGAAGTGAAGTDPASTHAASRDPGSTDAASTGAANTAGASAAGASARGGRLVPEVRPLVDALSAAFPDLGGAVTDAAEARRILAATPSAGKAVPTVGAVGDLRIPGPAGAPDLPVRVYRPPGRTRPRPTVVFFHGGGYTLCGLDTHDATARTLCVESGAVVVSVAYRLAPEHRFPAAAEDAYAALCWAAAEARAGGLGGDPDAVVTAGDSSGGGLATVAALMARDRRGPGVALQVLIYPMLDAGQGSGSYRSNATGCFLTAAHLRWFWEQYLGSDGDGAHPYASPLTADVTALPPAHIVTAGCDPLCDEGAAYADRLRLAGVPVTRRHHPGMFHGFLGFPRLLDDARAAVAGVAEAVASTVSGRKISGDVGGVTG, from the coding sequence ATGACGACGGCGAGCGGTGACGACGCCCGGGAACCGGCCTCACACCTGCACGCCGCGAGCACGGCCGGGGCGGGGACGCACACCGCGGGCACGGGCGCCGGGGGCACGGGCGCCGCGAGTTCGCACGCCGCGGGCACGGGCGCCGCGGGCACGGGCGCCGGGGGCACGGGCGCCGGGGGCACGGACGCCGCGGGCACGGACGCCGTGGGCACTGGCGCCGCGAGTTCGCACGCCGCGGGCACGGGTCCCGCGGGCACGGGCGCAGCGGGCACGGGCGCCACGAGTGCGCACGCCGCGAGCACGGACCCCGCGGGCACGGACCCCGCGGGCACGGACCCCGCGGGCACGGACCCCGCGGGCACGGGCGCCGCGGGCACGGGCGCCGCGGGCACGGGCGCCGCGGGCACGGACCCCGCGAGCACGCACGCCGCGAGCAGGGACCCCGGGAGCACGGACGCCGCGAGCACGGGCGCCGCGAATACGGCCGGAGCGAGTGCGGCCGGAGCGAGCGCGCGCGGCGGCCGCCTCGTCCCGGAGGTGCGGCCACTGGTCGACGCCCTCAGTGCCGCCTTCCCCGACCTCGGGGGCGCTGTCACGGACGCGGCCGAGGCTCGCCGTATCCTCGCCGCGACGCCTTCCGCCGGGAAGGCCGTGCCGACGGTGGGCGCCGTCGGAGACCTGCGCATCCCCGGCCCCGCAGGAGCTCCTGACCTGCCCGTACGCGTCTACCGCCCACCAGGGCGGACACGCCCCCGCCCCACCGTCGTCTTCTTCCACGGCGGCGGCTACACCCTCTGCGGCCTCGACACCCACGACGCCACCGCCCGCACCCTCTGCGTGGAGTCCGGGGCCGTCGTGGTCTCCGTCGCCTACCGCCTCGCCCCCGAGCACCGCTTCCCCGCAGCCGCCGAGGACGCCTACGCGGCCCTGTGCTGGGCCGCGGCCGAGGCGCGGGCGGGCGGCCTCGGCGGCGACCCGGACGCCGTGGTGACGGCCGGGGACAGCAGCGGGGGAGGCCTCGCCACCGTGGCGGCCCTGATGGCGCGGGACCGGCGAGGGCCAGGCGTCGCGCTCCAGGTGCTGATCTACCCCATGCTCGACGCGGGGCAGGGCAGCGGCTCGTACCGGTCGAACGCGACCGGCTGCTTCCTCACCGCCGCGCACCTGCGCTGGTTCTGGGAGCAGTACCTCGGCTCGGACGGCGACGGCGCCCACCCCTACGCCTCCCCGCTGACCGCGGACGTCACCGCGCTGCCGCCCGCGCACATCGTCACCGCGGGCTGCGACCCGCTGTGCGACGAGGGCGCCGCGTACGCGGACAGGCTGCGTCTGGCGGGGGTCCCGGTGACGCGACGGCACCACCCGGGGATGTTCCACGGCTTCCTGGGCTTCCCCCGGCTCCTGGACGATGCGCGGGCCGCGGTGGCGGGAGTGGCAGAAGCAGTCGCCTCAACGGTGTCCGGCAGGAAAATCAGCGGTGATGTTGGGGGTGTCACAGGATAA
- a CDS encoding LLM class flavin-dependent oxidoreductase, whose product MKFSVIFEAQLADPTVEREHQLIHDSVEQAVLAEEMGFDRVWAVEHHSLKWYAHMSAPEIFLTWVAARTSTIRIGHGVVCMPFKFNHPARVAERAAMLDLLSGGRLDLGAGRGGTLQETSLCGVDKERTTQEVEEALHIIGKAWQEEELEHHGALLDIDPHPILPRPRQTPHPPLFLACSRTETLTQAAELGIGALVMGFAGPESIAEMRTAYDTAIATRGDERFVSSVVNDHFSVLCPTIVLDDRERARRVGIRGQRFFAQSIGHWYGGAGIPDEAVDEGADEAAAMREAAEQVVARLHEHDIPVRPTSTATFNAEHAYGTADDAIAYVERLRDAGADEIMCLIQMGTVPQEACMETLRQWGEKVIPYFRAQEAE is encoded by the coding sequence GTGAAGTTCTCCGTCATATTCGAAGCGCAGCTCGCCGACCCCACCGTCGAGCGCGAGCATCAACTCATCCATGACAGCGTCGAACAGGCCGTCCTGGCCGAGGAGATGGGGTTCGACCGGGTCTGGGCCGTCGAGCACCACTCCCTCAAGTGGTACGCCCACATGAGCGCCCCGGAGATCTTCCTGACCTGGGTCGCGGCGCGCACCAGCACCATCCGCATCGGGCACGGCGTGGTCTGTATGCCGTTCAAGTTCAACCACCCGGCGCGTGTCGCCGAGCGCGCCGCCATGCTCGACCTGCTGTCCGGCGGACGGCTCGACCTGGGGGCGGGTCGCGGGGGGACGCTCCAGGAGACCTCACTCTGCGGCGTCGACAAGGAGCGAACGACCCAGGAGGTCGAGGAAGCCCTGCACATCATCGGCAAGGCCTGGCAGGAAGAGGAGCTGGAGCATCACGGCGCTCTGCTCGACATCGACCCGCACCCGATCCTGCCCCGGCCGCGGCAGACCCCGCACCCCCCGCTCTTCCTCGCCTGCAGCAGGACCGAGACCCTGACCCAGGCCGCCGAACTCGGCATCGGCGCGCTGGTGATGGGCTTCGCGGGGCCCGAGTCGATCGCCGAGATGCGTACGGCGTACGACACGGCGATCGCGACCCGCGGCGACGAGCGCTTCGTGTCCAGCGTCGTGAACGACCACTTCTCCGTGCTCTGTCCGACCATCGTGCTCGACGACCGCGAGAGGGCCCGGCGGGTGGGCATCCGCGGCCAGCGGTTCTTCGCGCAGTCCATCGGGCACTGGTACGGCGGCGCCGGCATCCCCGACGAGGCCGTGGACGAGGGGGCCGACGAGGCGGCGGCGATGCGTGAGGCCGCCGAGCAGGTCGTCGCACGGCTGCACGAACACGACATCCCGGTCCGGCCCACCTCCACGGCCACGTTCAACGCGGAGCACGCCTATGGAACCGCCGACGACGCCATCGCGTACGTGGAACGGCTCCGGGACGCGGGGGCTGACGAGATCATGTGCCTCATCCAGATGGGCACCGTTCCGCAGGAGGCCTGCATGGAGACCCTGCGGCAGTGGGGCGAGAAGGTCATCCCGTACTTCCGCGCCCAGGAGGCGGAATGA
- a CDS encoding pyridoxamine 5'-phosphate oxidase family protein — MTPKQPKTELDARYSSALNPRPGAEDVTATDWAEAQRRMRAAEIFWITTVRPDGRLHVTPLIAAWHDGALHFSSGQGEQKVKNLAGNAHCVLTTGHNSLSEGLDIVVEGTAERVTDPARQEAVITAFEAQYQDHITSPEGVFHGFGDNIRTGDDLLFAVAPGTAYGFGHDGQVFSHTRYTF; from the coding sequence ATGACTCCGAAGCAGCCGAAGACCGAGCTCGACGCCCGTTACAGCTCCGCGCTCAACCCGCGCCCGGGAGCGGAGGACGTCACCGCCACCGACTGGGCCGAGGCCCAGCGCAGGATGCGTGCCGCCGAGATCTTCTGGATCACCACGGTCCGGCCGGACGGCAGGCTGCACGTCACGCCGCTGATCGCCGCCTGGCATGACGGGGCGCTGCACTTCAGTTCCGGGCAGGGCGAGCAGAAGGTGAAGAACCTGGCCGGCAACGCCCACTGCGTACTCACCACAGGGCACAACTCCCTCTCCGAGGGACTCGACATCGTGGTCGAGGGCACGGCCGAGCGGGTAACGGATCCGGCGCGGCAGGAGGCGGTCATCACCGCCTTCGAGGCGCAGTACCAAGACCACATCACCTCGCCGGAGGGGGTCTTTCACGGCTTCGGCGACAACATCCGCACGGGCGACGACCTGCTCTTCGCGGTGGCGCCCGGCACGGCGTACGGCTTCGGGCACGACGGCCAGGTGTTCAGCCACACCCGCTACACCTTCTAG
- a CDS encoding TerB family tellurite resistance protein: MAMWDRIKDQAKGLQQSQGARSSGGQGRPGPGSGSGSGSGGGSKAQLVGVLKSQLASLKTELKSGAYRDASMAMCALVAAADGSVDPAERQHVESLILQNDVLKNFPPEQLQQRFNKHVDQLSFNFQQGRTEVMQEIAKAAKKPMEAKAVIQTGFVVAGADGYIAPAEEQVLREACAALGLSPQEFGL; this comes from the coding sequence ATGGCGATGTGGGACCGGATCAAGGACCAGGCCAAGGGTCTGCAGCAGTCGCAGGGGGCACGGAGCTCCGGCGGTCAAGGACGCCCGGGGCCGGGATCGGGGTCGGGGTCAGGGTCCGGAGGAGGATCGAAGGCGCAGCTCGTGGGCGTGCTCAAGTCCCAGCTCGCCTCCCTCAAGACGGAGCTCAAGAGCGGTGCCTACCGGGACGCCAGCATGGCCATGTGCGCCCTTGTCGCCGCGGCCGACGGCTCCGTCGACCCGGCGGAGCGCCAGCACGTGGAGTCGCTGATCCTGCAGAACGACGTTCTGAAGAACTTCCCGCCGGAGCAGTTGCAGCAGCGGTTCAACAAGCACGTGGACCAGCTGTCGTTCAACTTCCAGCAGGGCAGGACCGAGGTCATGCAGGAGATCGCCAAGGCGGCGAAGAAGCCGATGGAGGCCAAGGCGGTGATCCAGACCGGCTTCGTCGTCGCGGGCGCGGACGGGTACATCGCCCCGGCCGAGGAGCAGGTCCTGCGCGAGGCGTGCGCGGCGCTCGGCCTCTCGCCGCAGGAGTTCGGCCTCTGA
- a CDS encoding VOC family protein produces the protein MSIRRAMPDIRTEAMEESRDFYGLLGFEEVMNLGWVMTLGSPSNPTAQVTFMSHDKTAPVVPDMSVEVDDVDAVYAAVRESGAEIVHPLRDEEWGVRRFFVRDPNGRVINVVSHR, from the coding sequence GTGTCGATCCGCCGCGCCATGCCCGACATCCGCACCGAGGCCATGGAGGAGAGCCGGGACTTCTACGGCCTGCTGGGATTCGAGGAGGTCATGAACCTCGGCTGGGTGATGACACTCGGCTCCCCCTCCAACCCCACGGCCCAAGTCACCTTCATGAGCCACGACAAGACCGCGCCCGTCGTGCCCGACATGAGTGTCGAGGTCGATGACGTGGACGCCGTCTACGCGGCGGTGCGCGAGAGTGGCGCGGAGATCGTGCATCCCTTGCGGGACGAGGAGTGGGGGGTGCGCCGCTTCTTCGTGCGTGATCCCAATGGGCGGGTCATCAATGTGGTGAGTCATCGGTGA
- the rox gene encoding rifampin monooxygenase — MIDVIVVGGGPTGLMLASELRLHGVHTVVLEKAEQPTAQSRGQGLHARSVEVMDQRGLLDRFLAVNEKFQVGGLFGGVIKPWPDKLDTAHPYGIATPQPVTERLLNERAVELGTDIRRGCEVVGLSQDDEDGGGVTVELADGTRLRSRYAVGCDGGRSAVRKLLGVGFPGEPAKVETLLGEMEVTADPETVAAAVKEVHKTQLRFGIAPPNEDGICRVVVPAVGVAEDRAAEPTLDDFKHQLRAYAGTDFGVHSPRWLSRFGDATRQAERYRAGRVFLAGDAAHIHPPTGGQGLNLGVQDAFNLGWKLAAAVEGWAPDGLLDTYHAERHPVGARVLANTRAQITMLGDDPGATALRELFSRLMDFEEVNRYVTGMITAVDVSYDFGEGHELLGRRMRDVELKHGRLYGLMHEGRGLLLDQTGRLSVEGWAGRVDHVVDVSDELDAPAVLLRPDGHVAWVGEDQQELLGELPRWFGASGRTSR; from the coding sequence ATGATTGACGTGATCGTGGTCGGCGGCGGACCCACCGGTTTGATGCTGGCGAGCGAGTTGCGACTCCACGGGGTGCACACCGTCGTCCTGGAGAAGGCGGAGCAGCCCACCGCGCAGTCCCGCGGGCAGGGCCTGCACGCACGCAGCGTGGAGGTGATGGACCAGCGCGGCCTGCTGGACCGGTTCCTCGCGGTCAATGAGAAGTTCCAGGTCGGTGGCCTGTTCGGCGGCGTCATCAAGCCGTGGCCGGACAAGCTGGACACGGCTCACCCGTACGGGATCGCCACGCCGCAGCCGGTCACCGAGCGGCTCCTGAACGAGCGCGCGGTCGAACTCGGCACCGACATCCGGCGCGGCTGCGAAGTGGTCGGGCTGAGTCAGGACGACGAGGACGGCGGCGGGGTGACCGTCGAACTGGCGGACGGCACGCGGCTGCGCTCGCGCTACGCCGTCGGGTGCGACGGCGGGCGCAGCGCCGTGCGCAAGCTGCTCGGCGTCGGTTTCCCCGGCGAGCCCGCCAAGGTCGAGACCCTCCTCGGCGAGATGGAGGTGACCGCGGACCCGGAGACGGTCGCCGCCGCCGTCAAGGAAGTGCACAAGACCCAGCTGCGGTTCGGCATCGCCCCGCCCAACGAGGACGGGATCTGCCGCGTGGTCGTGCCCGCCGTGGGTGTGGCCGAGGACCGCGCGGCCGAGCCGACGCTCGACGACTTCAAGCACCAGCTGCGGGCCTACGCGGGCACCGACTTCGGCGTGCACTCGCCGCGCTGGCTCTCCCGGTTCGGCGATGCCACCCGGCAGGCCGAGCGCTACCGGGCCGGCCGGGTGTTCCTCGCGGGCGACGCCGCGCACATCCACCCGCCGACCGGCGGCCAGGGGCTCAACCTCGGTGTGCAGGACGCGTTCAACCTCGGCTGGAAGCTGGCCGCGGCGGTCGAGGGCTGGGCGCCGGACGGGCTCCTCGACACCTACCACGCCGAACGGCACCCGGTCGGGGCCCGCGTCCTTGCCAACACCCGGGCGCAGATCACGATGCTCGGGGACGATCCGGGTGCGACCGCGCTGCGTGAGCTGTTCTCCCGGCTGATGGACTTCGAGGAGGTGAACCGGTACGTGACCGGGATGATCACCGCGGTCGACGTCAGCTACGACTTCGGCGAGGGCCACGAGCTGCTCGGCCGGCGCATGCGGGACGTGGAGCTGAAGCACGGGCGTCTGTACGGGCTGATGCACGAGGGGCGCGGACTGCTCCTGGACCAGACCGGCAGGCTCTCGGTCGAAGGGTGGGCCGGCCGGGTCGATCACGTCGTGGACGTCAGCGACGAACTGGACGCGCCCGCCGTGCTGTTGCGGCCGGACGGCCATGTGGCGTGGGTCGGTGAGGACCAGCAGGAGCTGCTCGGCGAACTGCCGAGGTGGTTCGGCGCATCGGGCCGTACAAGCCGGTAG